A single Agrococcus sp. ARC_14 DNA region contains:
- a CDS encoding TrkA family potassium uptake protein, with protein MARLRSPFNPAGIGSATSIAVIGLGRFGSSLALELMAHGTEVLGIDSHEDVVQELNGQLTGVVVGDATKPDLIEQLGLAEFDRVVVAIGTDVTASILVTSQLLRVGVAEVWAKAVDERHALILQQLGVRHVVRPEADMGRRVARMVRGALQDFIEIGPGYAAVRLEAPQDLLALPLRELELQLKHGIGIGAVQREGAWLLANPETRFEAGDTLLVHGPTAKVEAFAAKTAKQRQRD; from the coding sequence TTGGCTAGGCTCCGCTCCCCCTTCAACCCGGCAGGCATCGGCTCCGCCACCTCGATCGCCGTCATCGGTCTTGGCCGCTTCGGCAGCTCGCTCGCGCTCGAGCTCATGGCGCACGGCACCGAGGTGCTGGGCATCGACAGTCACGAGGATGTGGTGCAGGAGCTCAACGGGCAGCTCACGGGCGTCGTGGTCGGCGATGCGACGAAGCCAGACCTCATCGAGCAGCTCGGGCTCGCGGAGTTCGACCGCGTGGTCGTGGCGATCGGCACCGACGTCACCGCGAGCATCCTCGTCACCAGCCAGCTGCTGCGCGTCGGCGTCGCCGAGGTCTGGGCGAAGGCGGTCGATGAGCGCCACGCGCTGATCCTGCAGCAGCTCGGCGTGCGGCACGTCGTGCGGCCGGAAGCCGACATGGGCCGCCGCGTCGCACGCATGGTGCGTGGAGCCCTGCAGGACTTCATCGAGATCGGCCCCGGCTACGCAGCGGTGCGCCTCGAGGCACCGCAGGATCTGCTGGCGCTGCCGCTGCGCGAGCTGGAGCTGCAGCTCAAGCACGGCATCGGCATCGGCGCCGTGCAGCGCGAGGGCGCCTGGCTGCTCGCGAACCCCGAGACCAGGTTCGAGGCGGGCGACACGCTGCTCGTGCACGGGCCGACCGCCAAGGTCGAGGCGTTCGCCGCGAAGACGGCGAAGCAGCGGCAGCGCGACTGA
- a CDS encoding YibE/F family protein, whose translation MDGARHQRREERRRARDGFGLDEELGSGVIAPTLARDSRSASGHSHGHGEGLVVGVRPRLVLWLVLAPMLLATLIGLVALWPSSADLPDRMPYFGAGAGSTQATASAVPDAETTLVAARLDDGTAIEVVVPPEAMGEIGPGDRLRVFDVPEAAGYGSSYIFIDFAREVPLALLALVFVGVVVAVARWRGLAAIVGLAGAFVAIGGFTLPALLSGQPALPVALVSASVVMCIVLYVAHGFSTRTTTALLGTLIGLVLTGAIAWVATSTTRIMGTSSEESLILFQQVGLDLSDVFLCGLVLAGMGVLNDVTITQASAVWELREAAPGATRRDLFGRAMRIGRDHIASTVYTIAFAYVGAALPMLMVLWMMDGPTDVLLTTGEVVEEIVRTLVGSIGLVLAIPLTTAIAALIVPGPARAPETEDRVAQAA comes from the coding sequence GTGGATGGCGCCCGGCACCAGCGGCGCGAGGAGCGGCGTCGCGCCCGTGACGGGTTCGGGCTGGATGAGGAGCTCGGCTCCGGCGTGATCGCGCCGACGCTCGCGCGCGACAGCCGGAGCGCGAGCGGCCACAGCCACGGCCACGGCGAGGGGCTCGTCGTCGGCGTCCGCCCGCGACTCGTCCTCTGGCTGGTGCTCGCTCCGATGCTGCTCGCCACCCTCATCGGGCTCGTCGCGCTCTGGCCGAGCTCCGCAGACCTGCCGGATCGCATGCCCTACTTCGGGGCCGGTGCGGGCTCGACGCAGGCCACCGCATCCGCCGTCCCCGACGCCGAGACGACGCTCGTCGCCGCGCGGCTCGATGACGGAACCGCGATCGAGGTGGTCGTGCCGCCCGAGGCGATGGGTGAGATCGGCCCCGGCGACCGGCTGCGGGTGTTCGACGTGCCGGAGGCCGCGGGCTACGGCAGCAGCTACATCTTCATCGACTTCGCCCGCGAGGTGCCGCTGGCGCTGCTGGCGCTCGTCTTCGTGGGCGTGGTGGTCGCGGTGGCGCGGTGGCGCGGCCTCGCCGCGATCGTCGGGCTCGCGGGCGCCTTCGTGGCGATCGGCGGCTTCACGCTGCCAGCGCTGCTGAGCGGCCAGCCCGCCCTCCCCGTCGCGCTCGTGAGCGCATCCGTCGTCATGTGCATCGTGCTCTACGTGGCGCACGGCTTCAGCACGCGCACCACCACCGCGCTGCTGGGCACGCTCATCGGGCTGGTGCTGACGGGCGCGATCGCGTGGGTCGCGACCTCGACGACGCGCATCATGGGCACGAGCTCTGAGGAGTCGCTCATCCTCTTCCAGCAGGTCGGGCTCGATCTGTCGGATGTGTTCCTGTGCGGTCTCGTGCTGGCCGGCATGGGCGTGCTCAACGACGTCACCATCACGCAGGCATCAGCCGTCTGGGAGCTGCGCGAGGCGGCGCCCGGCGCGACCCGTCGCGACCTCTTCGGCCGCGCCATGCGCATCGGCCGCGACCACATCGCCTCGACCGTCTACACGATCGCGTTCGCCTACGTGGGCGCTGCGCTGCCGATGCTGATGGTGCTGTGGATGATGGACGGCCCGACGGATGTGCTGCTCACGACCGGCGAGGTCGTCGAGGAGATCGTGCGCACGCTGGTCGGCTCGATCGGGCTGGTGCTGGCGATCCCGCTGACGACGGCGATCGCGGCGCTGATCGTGCCAGGGCCCGCGCGTGCGCCGGAGACTGAGGACCGGGTGGCGCAGGCGGCCTGA
- a CDS encoding CoA ester lyase, whose protein sequence is MSRRFTMGPALLFCPGDRPDRFQKAADRADAVILDLEDAVGADSKDAARAAVVAAALDPRRTIVRVQARGAAGFRDDLEAVAASPFRTVMLAKAESPDEVDAVAEAVQGVRVVALIETARGVLAAEAIADHSAVVGLMWGAEDLVASMGGTSSRTDAGEYRDVARHARSRVLLAASAFGKTAIDAIRTDIADLDGAHAEALDAAASGFGAKAAIHPSHVEPYRRAFAPTAEQVDEAQRILAAAEVTPGVFSFEGRMVDEPILRHARSVVARSQAAE, encoded by the coding sequence ATGAGCCGTCGCTTCACGATGGGCCCGGCGCTGCTGTTCTGCCCGGGCGATCGGCCCGACCGGTTCCAGAAGGCGGCCGACCGGGCGGATGCGGTGATCCTCGATCTGGAGGACGCCGTCGGGGCCGACTCCAAGGATGCGGCGCGCGCGGCGGTCGTGGCCGCTGCGCTCGACCCGCGGCGCACCATCGTGCGGGTGCAGGCGCGCGGAGCCGCTGGCTTCCGCGATGACCTGGAGGCGGTCGCGGCGAGCCCGTTCCGCACCGTGATGCTGGCGAAGGCGGAGTCGCCGGATGAGGTCGACGCGGTCGCCGAGGCCGTGCAGGGTGTGCGCGTGGTGGCGCTGATCGAGACGGCGCGAGGGGTGCTCGCCGCCGAGGCGATCGCCGACCACAGCGCCGTCGTCGGGCTCATGTGGGGCGCAGAGGATCTGGTGGCGTCGATGGGCGGCACCTCGAGCCGCACGGACGCGGGCGAGTATCGCGACGTCGCCCGGCATGCGCGCAGTCGTGTGCTGCTGGCCGCGAGCGCCTTCGGCAAGACGGCGATCGACGCGATCCGCACCGACATTGCCGACCTCGACGGCGCCCATGCGGAGGCGCTCGACGCGGCCGCGAGCGGCTTCGGAGCGAAGGCGGCCATCCACCCGAGTCACGTCGAGCCCTACCGCCGCGCCTTCGCGCCGACGGCCGAGCAGGTCGATGAGGCCCAGCGCATCCTCGCCGCCGCCGAGGTGACGCCGGGTGTCTTCTCCTTCGAGGGGCGGATGGTCGACGAGCCGATCCTGCGGCACGCGCGGAGCGTCGTGGCGAGGTCGCAGGCGGCGGAGTAG
- a CDS encoding MaoC family dehydratase, translating to MTEDNQVADSTEDGTVDTTVRRITQRGLYFDELEEGVVYEHRPGRTMTETDNVLFTTLTMNTQPLHLDHHWSASSEFGEPLINSMHTLATMVGLSVGQLTQGTIVANLGFSEVAFPAPVRHGDTIYCETRVTGRRASKSRPGQGIATFEHLARNQHGEVVAKAVRQVLLQQSPESAA from the coding sequence ATGACCGAGGACAACCAGGTGGCAGACAGCACCGAGGACGGAACCGTGGACACCACCGTGCGCCGCATCACCCAGCGCGGCCTCTACTTCGACGAGCTCGAGGAGGGCGTGGTCTACGAGCACCGGCCCGGCCGCACGATGACCGAGACCGACAACGTGCTGTTCACGACGCTGACGATGAACACGCAGCCGCTGCACCTCGATCACCACTGGAGCGCGTCGAGCGAGTTCGGCGAGCCGCTCATCAACTCGATGCATACGCTCGCGACCATGGTCGGCCTGTCGGTCGGGCAGCTGACGCAGGGCACGATCGTCGCGAACCTCGGCTTCAGCGAGGTCGCCTTCCCCGCGCCCGTGCGGCACGGCGACACGATCTACTGCGAGACGCGCGTGACCGGCAGGCGCGCATCGAAGTCGCGCCCCGGCCAGGGCATCGCGACCTTCGAGCATCTCGCCCGCAACCAGCACGGCGAGGTCGTCGCGAAGGCCGTGCGCCAGGTGCTGCTGCAGCAGAGCCCGGAGTCGGCGGCATGA
- a CDS encoding biotin carboxylase N-terminal domain-containing protein, with protein sequence MPEKFTKVMVANRGEIAIRIARTLREQGIRSVAVRAEDDPSPHPGHFDEVVSLGAGPLRDTYLSIERIIAAAVDTGAQAIHPGYGFLSENAAFAQACADAGVVFIGPPASAIETMGDKIRARHAVESRGVATVPGIAEPGLDDAALIAGAERVGFPVLIKPAAGGGGKGMYRVDEAAGLPHALAAARREAASSFGDDTLFIERFVTRPRHIEVQVLADTHGNVIHLGERECSLQRRHQKVIEEAPSALLTEAQRAAIGAAAVETARSVGYVGAGTVEFIVDAGRPDEPFFMEMNTRLQVEHPVTEMVTGIDLVEQQLRIAAGEPLTIAQDDVTLTGHAIEARIYAEDPAAGFLPTGGTVLDLQWAWDGTRIDAGVEHGTVVGSSYDPMIAKVIVHEPTRGEAIERLRQALAESSIFGVITNRGFLRALLDEPSVRAGDLDTGFIDREGERIADARVPSEVFAAAAVSAQPVPMHIGAWDPDGWRIGGAVGRRTALRDGEGIASVQILGGRATVTRADGTVDELDTPSAPWDRQMGDGALQAQQSAEGTWVRTPDGDFLVEAPPRIRRGRGPVQPTLASPMPGTVVATHVADGDTVAEGQAVISVEAMKMEHVLRAPVAGTVHLAAASGEQVTRGQELATVTPQEEQG encoded by the coding sequence ATGCCCGAGAAGTTCACGAAGGTCATGGTCGCCAACCGCGGCGAGATCGCCATCCGCATCGCGCGCACCCTGCGCGAGCAGGGCATCCGCTCGGTGGCGGTGCGCGCCGAGGACGACCCCTCGCCGCACCCGGGCCATTTCGACGAGGTGGTCTCGCTCGGCGCTGGCCCGCTGCGCGACACCTACCTCTCGATCGAGCGGATCATCGCCGCGGCGGTCGACACGGGCGCGCAGGCGATCCACCCGGGCTACGGCTTCCTGTCGGAGAACGCGGCGTTCGCGCAGGCGTGCGCGGATGCGGGGGTCGTCTTCATCGGACCGCCCGCCTCGGCGATCGAGACGATGGGCGACAAGATCCGGGCGCGGCACGCCGTCGAGTCGCGCGGCGTCGCGACGGTGCCGGGCATCGCGGAGCCGGGGCTGGACGACGCGGCGCTCATCGCGGGCGCCGAGCGGGTGGGGTTCCCCGTGCTCATCAAGCCCGCGGCCGGCGGCGGTGGCAAGGGCATGTACCGGGTCGACGAGGCTGCCGGGCTGCCGCACGCGCTCGCCGCCGCCCGCCGCGAGGCCGCCTCGTCGTTCGGCGACGACACGCTCTTCATCGAGCGCTTCGTCACCCGCCCCCGCCACATCGAGGTGCAGGTGCTGGCCGACACGCACGGGAACGTCATCCACCTGGGCGAGCGCGAGTGCTCGCTGCAGCGCCGCCACCAGAAGGTCATCGAGGAGGCGCCCAGCGCGCTGCTCACCGAGGCGCAGCGCGCCGCGATCGGTGCGGCCGCAGTGGAGACGGCCCGCTCGGTCGGCTACGTGGGCGCGGGCACGGTGGAGTTCATCGTCGACGCCGGCAGGCCCGACGAGCCCTTCTTCATGGAGATGAACACCCGCCTGCAGGTCGAGCACCCGGTGACCGAGATGGTCACGGGCATCGACCTCGTCGAGCAGCAGTTGCGCATCGCGGCGGGGGAGCCGCTCACCATCGCGCAGGACGACGTGACGCTCACCGGCCACGCGATCGAGGCGCGCATCTATGCAGAGGATCCGGCGGCGGGCTTCCTGCCCACCGGCGGCACGGTGCTCGACCTGCAGTGGGCCTGGGACGGCACGCGCATCGACGCCGGCGTCGAGCACGGCACGGTCGTGGGCTCGAGCTACGACCCCATGATCGCGAAGGTGATCGTGCACGAGCCGACCCGCGGCGAGGCGATCGAGCGGCTGCGGCAGGCGCTCGCCGAGTCGTCGATCTTCGGCGTCATCACGAACCGCGGCTTCCTGCGGGCGCTGCTCGACGAGCCGAGCGTGCGCGCGGGCGACCTCGACACCGGCTTCATCGATCGTGAGGGCGAGCGCATCGCCGACGCGCGCGTGCCGAGCGAGGTGTTCGCGGCAGCTGCGGTGTCGGCGCAGCCGGTCCCGATGCACATCGGGGCCTGGGACCCCGACGGCTGGCGCATCGGCGGCGCGGTCGGCCGGCGCACCGCGCTGCGCGACGGCGAGGGCATCGCGAGCGTGCAGATCCTCGGCGGGCGCGCGACCGTGACGCGCGCCGACGGCACCGTCGACGAGCTCGACACGCCCAGCGCTCCGTGGGACAGACAGATGGGAGACGGCGCTCTGCAGGCCCAGCAGTCAGCGGAGGGCACCTGGGTGCGCACCCCCGATGGTGACTTCCTCGTCGAGGCGCCGCCGCGCATCCGTCGTGGTCGTGGCCCCGTGCAGCCGACCCTGGCATCCCCGATGCCCGGCACCGTCGTGGCGACGCACGTCGCCGACGGCGACACGGTCGCGGAGGGGCAGGCGGTCATCAGCGTCGAAGCCATGAAGATGGAGCATGTGCTGCGCGCACCCGTCGCCGGCACCGTGCACCTGGCAGCCGCGAGCGGCGAGCAGGTCACGCGCGGGCAGGAGCTTGCGACCGTCACGCCACAGGAGGAGCAGGGATGA
- a CDS encoding carboxyl transferase domain-containing protein produces MHALTTHVDPASDAATANRTAMEALVGQLRERLDRVALGGPEKSRERHVARGKLLARDRIDALLDAGSPFLEIAPLAAWGVYGTPQDGDAGDAPSAGVVAGIGLVHGRFVMVIANDATVKGGTYYPLTVKKHLRAQQIARENRLPCIALVDSGGAFLPMQDEVFPDREHFGRIFFNQAQLSALGIPQLAAVMGSSTAGGAYVPAMSDETVIVRDQGTIFLGGPPLVKAATGEIIDAESLGGGVLHAEVSGVVDHLADDDAHALEIVRDMVASLPEDRAMPAGTRPTAAATFGWSGHGPSRAPAVDPATLYGAIPPDLQTPYDAHEIIARIVDRSEFHEFKAGYGETLVTGFAELHGHTVGIIANNGVLFSESAMKGAHFIELCDQRGVPLIFLQNITGFMVGSEAERGGIAKHGAKMVTAVATTRVPKLTVVVGGSFGAGTYSMCGRAYDPRFLWLWPNARVSVMGGPQAASVLSTVKREQLEAAGEEWSADAQDEFERPVREQYERQGNPYYASARLWDDGVIDPADTRRVLGMALDVVTAVPLPEPRFGVFRM; encoded by the coding sequence ATGCACGCCCTGACGACCCACGTCGACCCTGCCTCGGATGCGGCGACAGCCAATCGCACCGCCATGGAGGCGCTCGTCGGCCAGCTGCGCGAGCGGCTCGACCGCGTGGCGCTCGGCGGCCCCGAGAAGAGCCGCGAGCGGCACGTCGCGCGCGGCAAGCTGCTGGCGCGCGACCGCATCGACGCGCTGCTCGATGCCGGCAGCCCGTTCCTGGAGATCGCGCCGCTGGCAGCCTGGGGCGTCTACGGCACGCCGCAGGATGGCGATGCGGGGGATGCGCCCTCCGCGGGCGTCGTCGCCGGCATCGGGCTGGTGCACGGCCGGTTCGTGATGGTGATCGCCAACGATGCGACGGTCAAGGGCGGCACCTACTATCCGCTGACCGTCAAGAAGCACCTGCGCGCGCAGCAGATCGCGCGCGAGAACCGGCTGCCGTGCATCGCGCTGGTCGACTCGGGTGGCGCCTTCCTGCCGATGCAGGATGAGGTCTTCCCCGACCGCGAGCACTTCGGCCGCATCTTCTTCAACCAGGCGCAGCTCTCGGCGCTCGGCATCCCGCAGCTCGCCGCCGTGATGGGCTCGTCGACCGCCGGAGGCGCCTACGTGCCGGCGATGAGCGACGAGACGGTGATCGTGCGCGACCAGGGCACGATCTTCCTCGGCGGCCCGCCGCTCGTGAAGGCCGCCACCGGCGAGATCATCGACGCGGAGTCGCTCGGCGGCGGCGTGCTGCACGCCGAGGTCTCGGGCGTCGTCGACCACCTCGCCGACGACGACGCGCACGCGCTCGAGATCGTGCGCGACATGGTGGCGTCGCTGCCCGAGGATCGCGCGATGCCCGCCGGCACACGGCCGACCGCCGCAGCCACCTTCGGCTGGTCGGGCCATGGCCCGAGTCGCGCGCCCGCCGTCGACCCCGCCACGCTCTACGGGGCGATCCCGCCCGATCTGCAGACGCCCTACGACGCGCACGAGATCATCGCCCGCATCGTCGACCGCAGCGAGTTCCACGAGTTCAAGGCCGGCTACGGCGAGACGCTCGTCACCGGCTTCGCCGAGCTGCACGGCCACACCGTCGGCATCATCGCCAACAACGGCGTGCTCTTCAGCGAGTCGGCCATGAAGGGCGCGCACTTCATCGAGCTGTGCGACCAGCGCGGCGTGCCGCTCATCTTCCTGCAGAACATCACCGGCTTCATGGTCGGCTCGGAGGCCGAGCGCGGCGGCATCGCCAAGCACGGCGCCAAGATGGTCACCGCCGTCGCCACCACGCGCGTGCCGAAGCTCACCGTCGTCGTCGGCGGCTCGTTCGGCGCCGGCACCTACTCCATGTGCGGCCGCGCCTACGACCCCCGCTTCCTGTGGCTGTGGCCCAACGCGCGCGTGAGCGTGATGGGCGGGCCCCAGGCCGCATCCGTGCTCTCCACCGTCAAGCGCGAGCAGCTCGAGGCGGCCGGCGAGGAGTGGTCGGCGGATGCGCAGGACGAGTTCGAGCGCCCGGTGCGCGAGCAGTACGAGCGGCAGGGCAACCCGTACTACGCCTCGGCCAGGCTGTGGGACGACGGCGTCATCGACCCGGCAGACACCCGCCGCGTGCTCGGCATGGCGCTCGACGTCGTGACCGCCGTGCCGCTGCCAGAGCCGCGCTTCGGCGTCTTCAGGATGTGA
- a CDS encoding dihydrolipoamide acetyltransferase family protein: protein MSAPVSAPETNLTAQAEAAAAADDKPEKVSVLVGHITVHGGKPTRAKRSWDAEPFERVELRGPNRAMPPVRKLAKERGIDLQSVRPSGADGLVTRADLETAGTPSAAPQAAPASTREKVTGLRKHTAAAMSQSALTVPHAATFHQVDVTETLALAKSSDASFLALASRAILLAAKRWPDVTSSFHADTNELERFAHVNLGIAVSTDRGLVVASVDEAEGMGAVELTEQIKDRAVRARESTLSMAELTSSNITISNVGVFGVDGGIPILNPGESAIIALGAIRKLPWNHRGEIVLRDVCTVTISFDHRVLDGREAAGFLADIAAVLERPALALAR, encoded by the coding sequence GTGAGCGCTCCCGTCTCCGCACCCGAGACGAACCTCACCGCACAGGCGGAGGCGGCAGCGGCTGCCGACGACAAGCCGGAGAAGGTCTCGGTGCTCGTCGGCCACATCACCGTGCACGGCGGCAAGCCGACGCGCGCGAAGCGCAGCTGGGATGCCGAGCCCTTCGAGCGCGTCGAGCTGCGCGGCCCGAATCGCGCCATGCCTCCCGTGCGCAAGCTCGCCAAGGAGCGCGGCATCGACCTGCAGTCGGTGCGCCCGAGCGGCGCCGACGGCCTCGTCACGCGCGCCGACCTCGAGACGGCCGGCACCCCATCCGCAGCCCCGCAGGCAGCACCGGCGTCGACGCGCGAGAAGGTGACCGGGCTGCGCAAGCACACGGCCGCCGCGATGTCGCAGTCGGCGCTCACCGTGCCGCACGCGGCGACGTTCCATCAGGTCGACGTGACCGAGACGCTCGCGCTCGCCAAGAGCAGCGACGCCTCGTTCCTGGCGCTCGCCAGCCGGGCGATCCTGCTCGCGGCGAAGCGCTGGCCAGACGTGACCTCCTCCTTCCACGCCGACACCAACGAGCTCGAGCGCTTCGCGCACGTCAACCTCGGCATCGCCGTCTCGACCGATCGCGGCCTGGTGGTCGCCTCGGTCGACGAGGCGGAGGGCATGGGAGCCGTCGAGCTCACCGAGCAGATCAAGGATCGCGCCGTGCGCGCCCGCGAGAGCACGCTGTCGATGGCAGAGCTCACCTCGTCGAACATCACGATCTCGAACGTCGGCGTCTTCGGCGTCGACGGCGGCATCCCGATCCTCAACCCGGGGGAGTCGGCGATCATCGCGCTCGGCGCGATCCGGAAGCTGCCGTGGAATCATCGGGGCGAGATCGTGCTGCGCGACGTCTGCACCGTGACGATCTCGTTCGACCACCGCGTGCTCGACGGGCGCGAGGCTGCCGGCTTCCTGGCCGACATCGCCGCCGTGCTCGAGCGGCCTGCCCTGGCGCTGGCGCGCTAG
- a CDS encoding biotin/lipoyl-containing protein: protein MKTFLLPDLGEGLTDSEIVAWRVAEGDTVELNQPLADIETAKAIVELPSPTRARSPSCTPARARPSTSARRSSTSTWAMARLHRHRMPPVRSPMRLRMLPVRSATSPAS from the coding sequence ATGAAGACCTTCCTGCTGCCCGACCTGGGCGAGGGCCTCACCGACAGCGAGATCGTCGCCTGGCGCGTCGCCGAGGGCGACACGGTCGAGCTCAACCAGCCGCTCGCCGACATCGAGACGGCGAAGGCCATCGTCGAGCTGCCGAGCCCTACGAGGGCACGATCGCCAAGCTGTACGCCGGCGAGGGCGAGACCGTCGACGTCGGCGCGCCGCTCATCGACTTCGACCTGGGCGATGGCGAGGCTGCACCGGCACAGGATGCCGCCGGTCCGGTCGCCCATGAGGCTCCGGATGCTGCCGGTCCGGTCGGCGACGAGCCCGGCATCGTGA
- a CDS encoding alpha-ketoacid dehydrogenase subunit beta encodes MTETLTLAKAINAALADSLSGDDRVLLMGEDIGKLGGVFRVTDGLQDTFGPQRVIDAPLAESAIIGTAIGMSYRGFRVVAEIQFDGFIYPAFDQIVAQVAKLRYRSQGRVTMPLTIRVPFGGAIGSVEHHSESPESYFAHTAGLRVVTASTPQEAYSTLRAAIQSDDPVLFFEPKSKYYTKGEVDRTIVRDLETANIVASGRDVTIAAYGPTVETALRAAIAAADEGIEIEVIDLRSISPLDVDTVVESVRRTGRLIVAHEAPNESSVSSELVASVAERAFQHLEAAPERVTGYDTPYPPSAVEHDYLPSIDRLLDAVDRTLGRRNSRTGLDYSSVTTVGAAR; translated from the coding sequence ATGACCGAGACGCTCACCCTGGCGAAGGCCATCAACGCAGCGCTCGCCGACTCGCTCTCCGGCGACGACCGCGTGCTCCTGATGGGCGAGGACATCGGCAAGCTCGGCGGCGTCTTCCGCGTCACCGACGGCCTGCAGGACACCTTCGGCCCGCAGCGCGTGATCGATGCGCCGCTGGCGGAGTCGGCGATCATCGGCACGGCGATCGGCATGAGCTACCGCGGCTTCCGCGTGGTGGCCGAGATCCAGTTCGACGGCTTCATCTACCCCGCGTTCGACCAGATCGTCGCGCAGGTGGCGAAGCTGCGCTACCGCTCGCAGGGCCGCGTGACGATGCCGCTGACCATCCGCGTGCCGTTCGGCGGCGCGATCGGCTCGGTCGAGCACCACTCCGAGTCGCCCGAGTCGTACTTCGCGCACACGGCGGGTCTGCGTGTCGTCACCGCGTCGACGCCGCAGGAGGCGTACTCCACGCTGCGCGCAGCGATCCAGAGCGACGACCCGGTGCTGTTCTTCGAGCCGAAGAGCAAGTACTACACGAAGGGGGAGGTCGACCGCACGATCGTGCGCGACCTCGAGACCGCCAACATCGTCGCGAGCGGCCGCGACGTGACGATCGCCGCCTACGGCCCGACGGTCGAGACCGCGCTGCGCGCCGCGATCGCAGCGGCCGACGAGGGCATCGAGATCGAGGTCATCGACCTGCGCTCCATCTCGCCGCTCGACGTCGACACCGTGGTCGAGTCGGTGCGTCGCACCGGCCGCCTGATCGTCGCGCACGAGGCACCGAACGAGTCGTCGGTCTCCAGCGAGCTCGTCGCCTCGGTCGCCGAGCGCGCCTTCCAGCACCTCGAGGCAGCGCCCGAGCGCGTCACCGGCTACGACACGCCCTACCCGCCCTCGGCCGTCGAGCACGACTATCTGCCGAGCATCGACCGGCTGCTCGACGCCGTCGACCGCACCCTCGGCCGACGCAACTCGCGCACCGGCCTCGACTACTCGTCCGTCACGACCGTGGGAGCCGCACGATGA
- a CDS encoding thiamine pyrophosphate-dependent dehydrogenase E1 component subunit alpha produces the protein MSITVPAPDPALAVGLDVPLTVLDLDGTRLPNELLDPHLTDIDESALTNLYVDMVRVRRLDTEAFALTRQGHLVLWPPLLGQEAAQVGPARALGEQDWVFGSYREHGFALLRGADMSEFARIWKAYAHSGWDPQEIRMAPSQIIIGAQTLHGVGYAMAAKMDGSDDVALTTFGDGATSEGDVSEALVWASTFQAPVVFLCQNNQYAISEPVALQSGVPLALRPTGFGIPSMRVDGNDVLAMHAAARIAFDRARSGGGPTFIEAVTYRRGPHTTTDDPKRYRDRAEEEAWIAKDPLDRVERALERMGANMEAVRAEAKIRADQLAKEFRAACEHAEPPLADAIFDQVYAQPTRRLERQRLEHQAFVNSIEATA, from the coding sequence GTGTCGATCACCGTGCCAGCCCCCGATCCCGCGCTCGCCGTCGGCCTGGATGTCCCGCTGACCGTGCTCGACCTCGACGGCACCCGGCTGCCGAACGAGCTCCTCGATCCGCACCTGACCGACATCGACGAGTCGGCGCTCACGAACCTCTACGTCGACATGGTGCGCGTGCGCCGCCTCGACACCGAGGCCTTCGCCCTGACCCGCCAGGGGCACCTGGTGCTGTGGCCGCCGCTGCTGGGCCAGGAGGCCGCGCAGGTCGGCCCCGCCCGCGCCCTCGGCGAGCAGGACTGGGTCTTCGGCTCCTACCGCGAGCACGGCTTCGCCCTGCTGCGAGGCGCCGACATGAGCGAGTTCGCCCGCATCTGGAAGGCCTACGCCCACAGCGGCTGGGACCCGCAGGAGATCCGCATGGCGCCATCGCAGATCATCATCGGCGCGCAGACGCTGCACGGCGTCGGCTACGCCATGGCCGCCAAGATGGATGGCTCCGACGATGTGGCGCTGACCACCTTCGGCGACGGCGCCACGAGCGAGGGCGACGTGAGCGAGGCGCTGGTGTGGGCATCCACCTTCCAGGCGCCCGTCGTCTTCCTCTGCCAGAACAACCAGTACGCCATCTCCGAGCCCGTGGCCCTGCAGTCGGGCGTGCCGCTCGCGCTGCGCCCGACCGGCTTCGGCATCCCCTCGATGCGCGTCGACGGCAACGACGTGCTCGCCATGCACGCGGCCGCCCGCATCGCCTTCGACCGCGCGCGCAGCGGCGGCGGCCCCACGTTCATCGAGGCCGTCACCTACCGGCGCGGCCCGCACACCACCACCGACGACCCCAAGCGCTACCGCGACCGGGCAGAGGAGGAGGCGTGGATCGCGAAGGACCCGCTCGACCGCGTCGAGCGGGCGCTCGAGCGCATGGGCGCCAACATGGAGGCCGTGCGCGCCGAGGCGAAGATCCGCGCCGACCAGCTCGCCAAGGAGTTCCGTGCTGCGTGCGAGCACGCAGAGCCGCCCCTCGCCGACGCGATCTTCGACCAGGTCTACGCACAGCCCACCAGGCGTCTGGAGCGCCAGCGCCTCGAGCACCAGGCGTTCGTGAACAGCATCGAGGCCACGGCATGA